Proteins found in one Terribacillus sp. DMT04 genomic segment:
- a CDS encoding PTS glucose transporter subunit IIA: protein MLKKLFGKNVTEESFVSPVTGKVVPLEEVPDPVFAERMMGDGVAIEPSDDTIVSPIDAEVIQVFETKHAIGLKTEMGLELLVHVGLDTVNLKGEGFETFVKAGDKVSAGDKLVRFEKPVIEAKAKSSITPVIVTNFEESNVTLEALFPEQAIAGETQIFQVKKK, encoded by the coding sequence ATGCTAAAAAAACTATTCGGTAAAAATGTTACGGAAGAAAGTTTTGTAAGCCCTGTCACTGGCAAAGTCGTTCCGTTGGAAGAAGTTCCTGATCCTGTATTTGCGGAAAGAATGATGGGCGACGGTGTAGCGATTGAACCGTCCGATGACACCATCGTCAGTCCCATTGACGCAGAAGTCATCCAAGTCTTCGAAACAAAGCATGCCATTGGCTTGAAAACTGAAATGGGCTTAGAGCTGCTTGTGCATGTCGGACTTGATACTGTTAACTTAAAAGGAGAAGGCTTCGAAACATTTGTCAAAGCCGGAGATAAAGTTTCTGCCGGAGACAAACTAGTTCGTTTTGAAAAGCCAGTAATCGAAGCAAAAGCAAAAAGCAGCATCACACCAGTCATTGTTACAAACTTTGAAGAAAGTAATGTCACCCTAGAAGCACTCTTCCCTGAGCAAGCCATCGCAGGTGAAACGCAGATTTTCCAAGTGAAAAAGAAGTGA